In Kineococcus rhizosphaerae, the following proteins share a genomic window:
- a CDS encoding DNA gyrase/topoisomerase IV subunit B, giving the protein MTPPSASTAGSSGEDKYTAANLLVLEGLEAVRKRPGMYIGSTDSRGLMHCLWEIIDNAVDEALGGHCKNITVILHADSSVEVHDDGRGIPVDVEKRTGLSGVEVVFTHLHAGGKFGGGSYSASGGLHGVGASVVNALSSRLDVEVDRGGKTHATSFRRGAPGRYAGEGPDAPFTPATGLEVTGRAKRGVTGTRVRYWADRQVFLKDAAFSHEDLSARARQTSFLVPGLRIVIRDEREGEPREEVFQHDGGIAEYADFLTPDAAVTDVWRLHGEDVFTETVPVLDEAGHMEMQDVERQCAVDVALRWGTGYDQTVRSFVNIIATPKGGSHLAGFEQGLFAAVKKQVDAQARRLKVGKDEKLEKDDILAGMTAVVTVRLAEPQFEGQTKEVLGTAAVRAIVRKVVEAQLGEVLTSPKRDEKAQASAVLDKVVTEMKSRISARLHKETQRRKNALESSSLPPKLKDCRSDDVANTELFLVEGDSALGTAMGARDSEYQALLPLRGKILNVQKASVTDMLKNAECASIIQVVGGGSGRSFDLDSVRYGKIVLMTDADVDGAHIRTLLLTLFFRYMRPLIDAGRVYAAVPPLHRLEVTQSGKKGKEVVYTYSDAELRRVTADLTRRGRTYKEPQRYKGLGEMDEDQLAETTMERAHRTLRRVTVSDGAVAERVFELLMGNDVAPRKDFIIAGAENLDRERIDV; this is encoded by the coding sequence GTGACTCCCCCCAGTGCCTCCACCGCCGGGTCCTCCGGCGAGGACAAGTACACCGCCGCGAACCTCCTCGTCCTGGAGGGGCTCGAGGCGGTCCGCAAGCGGCCCGGCATGTACATCGGTTCCACCGACTCCCGCGGTCTCATGCACTGCCTGTGGGAGATCATCGACAACGCCGTCGACGAGGCCCTGGGCGGGCACTGCAAGAACATCACCGTGATCCTGCACGCCGACTCCTCCGTGGAGGTCCACGACGACGGTCGCGGCATCCCCGTCGACGTCGAGAAGCGCACGGGGCTGTCCGGCGTCGAGGTCGTCTTCACGCACCTGCACGCCGGGGGCAAGTTCGGCGGCGGGTCCTACTCGGCCTCGGGCGGTCTGCACGGGGTGGGGGCCTCCGTCGTCAACGCGCTGAGCTCGCGGCTGGACGTGGAGGTCGACCGCGGCGGCAAGACGCACGCGACGAGCTTCCGCCGCGGCGCCCCCGGGCGCTACGCCGGCGAGGGGCCCGACGCCCCCTTCACCCCGGCGACGGGTCTGGAGGTCACGGGCCGCGCCAAGCGCGGGGTCACCGGCACCCGCGTCCGGTACTGGGCCGACCGGCAGGTCTTCCTCAAGGACGCGGCGTTCTCCCACGAGGACCTCAGCGCCCGCGCCCGCCAGACGTCGTTCCTGGTCCCGGGCCTGCGCATCGTCATCCGCGACGAGCGTGAGGGCGAGCCGCGCGAGGAGGTCTTCCAGCACGACGGCGGCATCGCGGAGTACGCCGACTTCCTGACCCCCGACGCGGCCGTGACGGACGTGTGGCGGCTGCACGGCGAGGACGTCTTCACCGAGACCGTCCCCGTCCTCGACGAGGCCGGGCACATGGAGATGCAGGACGTCGAACGGCAGTGCGCCGTCGACGTCGCGCTGCGCTGGGGGACGGGCTACGACCAGACGGTCCGCTCCTTCGTGAACATCATCGCCACCCCCAAGGGCGGCTCGCACCTGGCGGGCTTCGAGCAGGGGCTGTTCGCGGCGGTCAAGAAGCAGGTGGACGCCCAGGCGCGCCGGCTGAAGGTCGGCAAGGACGAGAAGCTGGAGAAGGACGACATCCTCGCGGGCATGACCGCGGTGGTGACGGTCCGGCTGGCCGAACCGCAGTTCGAGGGCCAGACCAAGGAGGTCCTGGGCACCGCGGCCGTGCGCGCCATCGTGCGCAAGGTCGTCGAGGCCCAGCTCGGGGAGGTCCTCACGAGCCCGAAGCGCGACGAGAAGGCCCAGGCGAGCGCGGTGCTGGACAAGGTCGTCACGGAGATGAAGTCGCGCATCTCGGCCCGGCTGCACAAGGAGACCCAGCGCCGCAAGAACGCGCTGGAGAGCTCCTCGCTGCCGCCGAAGCTCAAGGACTGCCGCTCCGACGACGTCGCGAACACCGAGCTCTTCCTCGTCGAGGGCGACTCGGCGCTGGGGACGGCGATGGGGGCGCGGGACTCGGAGTACCAGGCGCTGCTGCCGCTGCGCGGCAAGATCCTCAACGTCCAGAAGGCGTCCGTGACGGACATGCTGAAGAACGCCGAGTGCGCCTCGATCATCCAGGTCGTCGGCGGGGGGTCGGGGCGCAGCTTCGACCTGGACTCGGTGCGCTACGGCAAGATCGTGCTGATGACCGACGCCGACGTCGACGGCGCGCACATCCGCACGCTGCTGCTGACGCTGTTCTTCCGCTACATGCGCCCGCTCATCGACGCAGGCCGCGTCTACGCCGCCGTGCCCCCGCTGCACCGGCTGGAGGTGACGCAGTCGGGCAAGAAGGGCAAGGAGGTGGTCTACACCTACTCCGACGCCGAGCTGCGCCGCGTCACGGCCGACCTGACCCGGAGGGGCCGGACCTACAAGGAACCCCAGCGGTACAAGGGGCTGGGGGAGATGGACGAGGACCAGCTCGCCGAGACGACGATGGAACGCGCCCACCGCACGCTGCGCCGGGTGACCGTCTCGGACGGGGCCGTGGCCGAGCGGGTCTTCGAGCTCCTCATGGGCAACGACGTCGCGCCGCGCAAGGACTTCATCATCGCCGGTGCCGAGAACCTGGACCGGGAGCGGATCGACGTCTGA
- a CDS encoding PTS sugar transporter subunit IIA: MTDLTAPELVLVDLRADDRVDATRQLAQTLADAGRVTDLEQFLADVAARELQMATGIPGGIGLPHARSAAVTVPSLAIGRVVDGAGIDWGAEDGPANLVFLIAAPTEGEADHLQILAKLARKLVHVSFRQSLLEAPDAGAVASIVQEEVYGR; this comes from the coding sequence ATGACCGACCTCACCGCCCCCGAACTCGTGCTCGTCGACCTGCGGGCCGACGACCGCGTCGACGCGACCCGCCAGCTCGCCCAGACCCTCGCCGACGCCGGCCGCGTCACCGACCTCGAGCAGTTCCTCGCCGACGTCGCCGCCCGCGAGCTGCAGATGGCGACCGGGATCCCCGGCGGCATCGGCCTGCCGCACGCCCGCTCCGCCGCGGTCACCGTGCCCAGCCTGGCCATCGGCCGGGTCGTGGACGGCGCGGGGATCGACTGGGGCGCCGAGGACGGCCCGGCGAACCTCGTGTTCCTCATCGCCGCGCCCACCGAGGGCGAGGCCGACCACCTGCAGATCCTCGCCAAGCTCGCCCGCAAGCTCGTGCACGTCTCGTTCCGCCAGTCCCTGCTCGAGGCCCCCGACGCGGGGGCCGTCGCCTCGATCGTCCAGGAAGAGGTGTACGGACGATGA
- a CDS encoding O-antigen ligase family protein produces the protein MATLALAPLEGYLLAVNPNLSKLAPALFLVTWVVHRVFGGRAIGTSHPVTWCALTLLVLVLASAAVNLDNGWALVYTVRWAPFLVLTVAMVDVLTHDVHPWAALAAFLTGAASCGVGALVSFLFLGDARATGPLDDPNDLAYVLTAAVPVAIVALVHLKDSRWKLLAAPALLVLVLGAAATLSRGGAIAVTVVLLWALARRLVRVRTAALCAVLLALAAVPAFDLVRNVIDGALAQKQYIASTNIETRQLRWLAAARMMGDHPLLGVGPGGFRTGYVSYGRLAELDALTPVAHEMYLEVGAELGVIALLVFLAAIAAGFLASEAAVRNRGADSAGRRDRLRLAALAAQGSLLAVCTSSIFLSEEYYMPLWAALAITAAVHRRSEGGAREGLARHRRDGDGWSGVAGGGDGPART, from the coding sequence TTGGCCACGCTCGCACTGGCGCCGCTGGAGGGTTACCTCCTCGCCGTGAACCCCAACCTCAGCAAACTGGCCCCCGCGCTCTTCCTGGTCACCTGGGTCGTGCACCGGGTGTTCGGTGGCCGTGCGATCGGGACCTCCCACCCCGTGACGTGGTGCGCGCTCACCCTGCTCGTGCTCGTCCTGGCCTCGGCGGCGGTGAACCTGGACAACGGGTGGGCGCTCGTCTACACCGTCCGGTGGGCACCCTTCCTCGTCCTGACGGTGGCGATGGTCGACGTCCTCACGCACGACGTGCACCCCTGGGCGGCGCTGGCGGCTTTCCTCACCGGAGCTGCGAGCTGCGGGGTCGGGGCCCTGGTCAGCTTCCTGTTCCTCGGGGACGCGCGGGCGACGGGCCCGTTGGACGACCCCAACGACCTCGCCTACGTCCTCACCGCCGCCGTTCCCGTCGCCATCGTCGCCCTGGTCCACCTGAAGGACTCACGGTGGAAGCTCCTGGCCGCCCCCGCGCTCCTGGTGCTCGTCCTGGGTGCGGCGGCGACGCTGTCCCGGGGCGGTGCCATCGCCGTGACGGTCGTGCTGCTCTGGGCCCTGGCGCGTCGTCTCGTCCGCGTGCGGACGGCGGCGCTGTGCGCGGTCCTGCTCGCCCTGGCGGCCGTCCCCGCGTTCGACCTCGTCCGCAACGTCATCGACGGAGCACTGGCGCAGAAGCAGTACATCGCCTCCACCAACATCGAGACGCGTCAGCTGCGCTGGCTCGCGGCCGCCAGGATGATGGGCGACCACCCGTTGCTGGGGGTCGGACCGGGAGGCTTCCGCACCGGCTACGTCTCGTACGGTCGCCTCGCCGAACTGGACGCGTTGACGCCGGTGGCGCACGAGATGTACTTGGAGGTCGGGGCGGAACTGGGTGTCATCGCCCTGCTGGTCTTCCTGGCGGCGATCGCGGCGGGTTTCCTCGCGAGCGAGGCGGCTGTCCGCAACCGGGGGGCGGACAGCGCTGGTCGTCGCGACCGGCTGCGCCTGGCTGCACTCGCCGCGCAGGGGAGCCTCCTCGCCGTCTGCACCAGCTCGATCTTCCTCTCCGAGGAGTACTACATGCCGCTGTGGGCGGCTCTGGCCATCACGGCGGCGGTCCACCGCCGCAGCGAAGGAGGTGCCCGTGAGGGTCTTGCACGTCATCGGCGAGATGGGGACGGGTGGAGCGGAGTCGCTGGTGGTGGAGATGGTCCGGCGCGGACGTGA
- a CDS encoding glycosyltransferase family 4 protein, whose amino-acid sequence MTTRPNRRVAYLLTQSQGGPVDVTVELARAVAQRPGWEVKVFGPRPARGAERIAHLHEEVLVGGKFAAAAIVRARRRIRAWTPDVVHAQDRRSGLVGVGMARRGGRPAVVVHTYHGVPDDVGQDWFSGEDRPEPSRYTRAVLTGDALVARATSRTVVPSPSMGRFLVDRLHVPRERITHIDNGLALPPRTPRTGLVRNLLFVGLLVRRKGVHLLLDALTDPALPPGVELTIAGSGPEEAALKAQAARAGLQGRVRFLGFRTDVPELLARCDALVLPSSMEQQPLVVIEAMATGRVVVATDVGGLRDTVGEAGVLIPPDDVSALRRALVDLTSSTVDTAVREDEAAARARRAFGVQGCADQHLALYTSLLPA is encoded by the coding sequence GTGACCACGCGGCCGAACCGGCGCGTGGCGTACCTGCTCACGCAGTCGCAGGGTGGTCCGGTCGACGTGACGGTCGAGCTGGCCCGAGCCGTCGCGCAACGGCCCGGGTGGGAGGTGAAGGTCTTCGGACCACGGCCGGCCCGGGGAGCCGAACGGATCGCCCACCTGCACGAGGAGGTCCTCGTCGGAGGCAAGTTCGCCGCCGCAGCCATCGTCCGCGCTCGTCGGCGCATCCGCGCCTGGACCCCCGACGTGGTGCACGCGCAGGACCGGCGTTCCGGGTTGGTGGGTGTCGGCATGGCGCGGCGGGGAGGAAGACCGGCAGTCGTCGTGCACACGTACCACGGTGTGCCGGACGACGTCGGGCAGGACTGGTTCAGCGGTGAGGACCGCCCTGAGCCGTCGCGCTACACCCGGGCCGTCCTCACCGGGGACGCTCTGGTGGCCCGGGCCACGTCCCGCACCGTCGTCCCGTCCCCGTCGATGGGCCGTTTCCTGGTCGACCGTCTGCACGTGCCGCGGGAGCGGATCACCCACATCGACAACGGTTTGGCCCTCCCCCCCAGAACTCCCCGCACAGGGCTCGTCAGGAACCTCCTCTTCGTCGGCCTCCTCGTGCGGCGCAAGGGGGTCCACCTCCTGCTGGACGCCTTGACCGACCCGGCACTGCCCCCCGGTGTCGAACTCACGATCGCCGGCAGCGGACCCGAGGAGGCGGCGTTGAAGGCCCAGGCGGCACGCGCCGGCCTGCAAGGACGGGTCCGCTTCCTCGGCTTCCGCACGGACGTCCCCGAACTGCTGGCCCGGTGCGACGCACTGGTGCTGCCGTCCTCGATGGAACAGCAACCGCTGGTCGTGATCGAGGCCATGGCGACAGGCCGCGTGGTGGTCGCCACCGACGTCGGCGGCCTGCGGGACACGGTCGGCGAGGCCGGCGTGCTCATCCCCCCCGACGACGTGTCCGCGCTGCGACGGGCGCTGGTGGACCTCACCTCGTCCACCGTGGACACGGCGGTGCGCGAGGACGAGGCGGCCGCGCGCGCCCGGCGCGCGTTCGGCGTCCAGGGGTGTGCGGACCAGCACCTCGCGCTGTACACGTCGCTCCTGCCGGCGTGA
- a CDS encoding sugar transferase, whose amino-acid sequence MATDRRVETRLEVVRSGRAGVRSEHLFDPRSLRPRLLVGPVGPYLLAGDAVVFALSAFSSGVVAPVQVLALVAVVCCFRIFGLYRSRLSLSLLDDLPYVLAGGVLCLTTELSLSALLMASRSRSDALAQSLFVVIGVLVVRRLAYSFVEHQRRLGRVRHTALVLGAGQVAIRLVDNLREHRQYGVDPVGFVDSRPRIDDPSKLPAPLLGGYSELAELITDFAVRVVVVAFGNQREADLVDVLRTCDRLDCEIFVVPRLFEVHTVTRDMDEVWGIPLVRVRRAPFRTLTWQLKRLTDLVVAAVALVALSPVMLACAVAVRLEGGPGIIFRQVRVGLDGTPFEVLKFRSLKPVDDAESATNWNIKHDARLGPVGRFLRRSSLDELPQLWNILRGDMSLVGPRPERPHFVDEFTSRVPRYMARHRVPAGLTGWAQVHGLRGDTSIEDRASFDNYYIENWSLWGDVKIMARTVTQVLGARGG is encoded by the coding sequence GTGGCGACTGACCGGCGGGTGGAAACCCGGCTGGAAGTCGTGCGCTCCGGGCGCGCAGGTGTCCGCTCCGAGCACCTGTTCGACCCGCGCAGCCTGCGCCCCCGCCTGTTGGTCGGACCCGTGGGTCCCTACCTGCTCGCGGGTGACGCGGTGGTCTTCGCGCTGTCGGCTTTCAGCAGCGGAGTCGTTGCGCCAGTTCAGGTTCTCGCACTGGTGGCGGTGGTGTGCTGCTTCCGCATCTTCGGCCTGTACCGGTCGAGGCTGTCGCTCTCCCTGCTCGACGACCTGCCGTACGTGCTGGCCGGGGGAGTCCTGTGCCTCACGACGGAACTCTCCTTGTCCGCCTTGCTGATGGCCTCCAGGTCTCGCTCGGACGCACTAGCGCAATCACTCTTCGTGGTGATTGGCGTACTCGTTGTTCGTCGCCTTGCGTACAGTTTCGTCGAGCACCAACGACGCCTGGGGCGGGTCCGGCACACGGCCCTCGTCCTGGGTGCCGGCCAGGTGGCCATTCGGCTCGTGGACAACCTGCGCGAGCACCGTCAGTACGGTGTGGACCCGGTCGGGTTCGTCGATTCCCGGCCGCGCATCGACGACCCTTCAAAGCTTCCCGCTCCGTTACTGGGTGGGTACTCAGAGTTGGCCGAACTCATCACCGACTTCGCAGTTCGAGTTGTTGTCGTCGCTTTCGGTAATCAACGCGAGGCTGACCTCGTCGACGTCCTGCGCACGTGCGACCGCCTGGACTGCGAGATCTTCGTGGTCCCCCGGCTGTTCGAGGTGCACACGGTGACGCGCGACATGGACGAGGTCTGGGGGATCCCGCTCGTCCGGGTCCGCCGCGCTCCGTTCCGGACGTTGACCTGGCAGCTCAAGCGCCTGACGGACCTCGTCGTCGCCGCCGTCGCGCTGGTGGCCCTCTCACCCGTCATGCTGGCGTGTGCTGTCGCCGTCCGGCTGGAGGGCGGCCCGGGCATCATCTTCCGGCAGGTGAGGGTGGGTCTCGACGGCACGCCCTTCGAGGTGCTCAAGTTCAGGTCCCTCAAGCCGGTCGACGACGCCGAGTCGGCGACGAACTGGAACATCAAGCACGACGCCCGGCTGGGGCCCGTGGGACGCTTCCTGCGGCGGTCCTCCCTCGACGAGCTGCCGCAGCTGTGGAACATCCTCCGCGGTGACATGAGCCTCGTGGGCCCTCGCCCGGAGCGACCGCACTTCGTCGACGAGTTCACCAGTCGCGTCCCGCGGTACATGGCCCGTCACCGGGTCCCCGCCGGGTTGACCGGGTGGGCCCAGGTCCACGGTCTGCGGGGGGACACGTCCATCGAGGACCGTGCCAGCTTCGACAACTACTACATCGAGAACTGGTCGTTGTGGGGTGACGTGAAGATCATGGCCCGGACGGTCACCCAGGTGCTCGGCGCTCGCGGAGGGTGA
- a CDS encoding glycosyltransferase family 4 protein encodes MRVLHVIGEMGTGGAESLVVEMVRRGRERGWESGIASAGGSREEELVGASLAQVHRVPLSRRRPGGLIAAVAATRRALVVHEPDVVVAHNVSATATTVAATRTVRRRPPVVTVFHGVAEADYRLSARLLSRLPDAAVAVSAAVADRLVAAGMRQRPRVIRNAVSTPVLPSRDDARRALGLPADARVALCAARLVPQKRHDVLLDAWDRVGAGAILLLAGSGPLQDQVTRRAARVGGTVRVLGARSDVPLLLAAADVAVLASDWEGLPVFVLEAMAAGRPVVATDVDGLREVLGGGGGRLVPPRDPAALGRALVELLDDPVLRDVESASARDVIERHYAPEVMMDQYASVLDEVLVERKNLAGVSSS; translated from the coding sequence GTGAGGGTCTTGCACGTCATCGGCGAGATGGGGACGGGTGGAGCGGAGTCGCTGGTGGTGGAGATGGTCCGGCGCGGACGTGAACGGGGCTGGGAGTCCGGCATCGCCAGTGCGGGCGGCTCCCGCGAGGAGGAGCTGGTCGGCGCTTCCCTGGCGCAGGTCCACCGCGTCCCCCTGTCCCGGCGCCGCCCCGGCGGTCTGATCGCCGCAGTGGCCGCCACCCGTCGAGCCCTGGTCGTGCACGAACCCGACGTGGTCGTGGCCCACAACGTCAGCGCCACGGCGACCACGGTCGCCGCCACGCGGACGGTTCGTCGCCGGCCACCGGTCGTCACCGTCTTCCACGGCGTCGCGGAAGCCGACTACCGGCTCAGCGCCCGCTTGCTGTCGCGGTTGCCGGACGCCGCGGTCGCGGTGAGCGCAGCGGTCGCGGACCGACTGGTCGCCGCGGGGATGCGGCAGCGCCCCAGGGTGATCCGCAACGCCGTGTCCACGCCCGTCCTCCCCTCCCGCGACGACGCCCGTCGGGCCCTGGGGTTGCCCGCGGACGCGCGGGTCGCGCTGTGCGCGGCGCGTCTGGTGCCGCAGAAGCGGCACGACGTGCTCCTCGACGCCTGGGACCGGGTCGGTGCCGGCGCGATCCTCCTGCTGGCGGGCTCGGGCCCCTTGCAGGACCAGGTGACGCGCCGCGCCGCCCGCGTGGGCGGCACGGTCCGGGTCCTCGGTGCGCGCAGCGACGTCCCGCTGCTGCTCGCCGCGGCCGACGTCGCCGTGCTCGCCTCGGACTGGGAGGGCCTCCCCGTCTTCGTGCTCGAGGCGATGGCGGCCGGACGACCGGTGGTGGCGACGGACGTGGACGGGCTGCGCGAGGTCCTCGGGGGCGGTGGGGGCCGGCTCGTGCCGCCGCGCGACCCGGCCGCCCTGGGGCGGGCTCTGGTCGAACTGCTGGACGACCCCGTGCTCAGGGACGTCGAGAGCGCTTCGGCGCGAGACGTGATCGAACGGCACTACGCACCGGAGGTGATGATGGACCAGTACGCCAGCGTGCTCGACGAAGTCCTGGTCGAGAGGAAGAACCTCGCCGGGGTGAGCTCCTCGTGA
- a CDS encoding DUF456 domain-containing protein, producing the protein MGDAGLAVVGLAVAVGLVGIVVPVLPGTVLIAVAGLVWALVQGGAAWWFIAGTALLLVAGQVAMYLLPGRRMTRAGIRRTSLLLGAVLGVVGFFVVPVLGLPLGFVLGVFLGELAGTARVGDQVGGQVPGRARTAWRSTVVALRNVGLSVAIEGAAGLLATVVLVAGALSLR; encoded by the coding sequence ATGGGTGACGCCGGGCTCGCTGTCGTGGGGCTGGCGGTCGCCGTCGGCCTCGTCGGCATCGTCGTGCCCGTCCTGCCCGGCACGGTCCTCATCGCCGTGGCCGGGCTCGTCTGGGCTCTCGTCCAGGGCGGTGCGGCGTGGTGGTTCATCGCCGGGACCGCCCTCCTGCTGGTCGCCGGGCAGGTGGCGATGTACCTGCTGCCCGGCCGGCGGATGACCCGCGCCGGGATCCGGCGCACCAGCCTGCTGCTCGGCGCCGTGCTCGGCGTCGTCGGCTTCTTCGTCGTCCCCGTCCTGGGCCTGCCGCTGGGCTTCGTCCTCGGGGTGTTCCTCGGTGAGCTGGCCGGGACCGCTCGGGTCGGTGATCAGGTCGGGGGTCAGGTCCCCGGTCGGGCCCGGACCGCGTGGCGCTCGACCGTCGTGGCGTTGCGCAACGTCGGTCTGAGCGTCGCGATCGAGGGGGCCGCCGGTCTGCTCGCGACCGTCGTCCTGGTCGCCGGGGCGCTCAGCCTGCGCTGA
- a CDS encoding DeoR/GlpR family DNA-binding transcription regulator: MYAPERHQAILGVAREAGRVEVNALAERLDVTPETIRRDLTVLERRGVLRRVHGGAIPVERLGAELAVPERQDVAGAEKDRIAKTALAELPDGGTLLVDAGTTTARFAELLPTDRELVVVTHALPIAQIVASRPNLTLHLVGGTVRGRTLAAVGGWAERALADVFADVCFLGANALTVEHGLTTPDLAEAAVKRALISSARRTVVLADHTKFGRDDFAHVAHLEAVDTVITDTATDPDIVSDVEAAGPRVVRA; this comes from the coding sequence ATGTACGCACCGGAGCGGCACCAGGCCATCCTCGGCGTGGCCCGCGAGGCCGGCCGGGTCGAGGTCAACGCCCTGGCCGAGCGTCTGGACGTGACTCCCGAGACCATCCGCCGCGACCTCACGGTCCTCGAGCGGCGCGGCGTCCTGCGCCGCGTCCACGGCGGGGCGATCCCCGTCGAACGCCTCGGGGCCGAGCTCGCCGTGCCCGAGCGGCAGGACGTCGCCGGCGCCGAGAAGGACCGCATCGCCAAGACCGCCCTGGCCGAGCTGCCCGACGGCGGCACCCTGCTGGTCGACGCCGGGACCACCACGGCCCGGTTCGCCGAGCTGCTGCCCACCGACCGCGAGCTCGTGGTCGTCACCCACGCCCTGCCGATCGCGCAGATCGTCGCCAGCCGCCCGAACCTGACCCTGCACCTCGTCGGCGGCACCGTCCGCGGTCGCACCCTGGCCGCGGTCGGCGGCTGGGCCGAACGCGCCCTGGCCGACGTCTTCGCCGACGTCTGCTTCCTGGGGGCCAACGCCCTGACCGTCGAGCACGGGCTCACGACGCCCGACCTCGCCGAGGCCGCCGTCAAGCGCGCCCTCATCTCCTCCGCCCGGCGCACCGTCGTCCTGGCCGACCACACCAAGTTCGGCCGCGACGACTTCGCCCACGTCGCACACCTGGAGGCTGTCGACACCGTGATCACCGACACCGCGACCGACCCCGACATCGTCTCCGACGTCGAGGCCGCCGGCCCCCGGGTCGTGCGCGCATGA
- a CDS encoding DUF7455 domain-containing protein — protein sequence MTTLSSPSMTASDRCDRCGAQAYVRVQLSAGGELLFCAHHGREHGQALRAAGADIHDESQKLAATSSTAAPDER from the coding sequence ATGACCACCCTCAGCAGCCCCTCCATGACCGCCTCGGACCGGTGCGACCGGTGCGGTGCGCAGGCCTACGTGCGGGTCCAGCTCTCTGCCGGTGGTGAGCTCCTCTTCTGCGCTCACCACGGCCGCGAGCACGGCCAGGCCCTGCGCGCCGCGGGCGCCGACATCCACGACGAGTCGCAGAAGCTCGCGGCGACGTCCTCGACGGCCGCCCCCGACGAGCGCTGA
- the pfkB gene encoding 1-phosphofructokinase encodes MRFLTVTPNPSVDHTVELDTLTRGEVHRATAGSVEAGGKGVNVARVLARHGHEATAVLPSGGVDGDRLETLLAPQRVRAATVAIAGSIRTNTTIVERDGTTTKLNEPGPELGPQDLDALQRSVSDELQRAPDWFVSSGSLPPGAPADLHARFVRTARGLGVRCAVDTSGAALAAAVDAGPDVLKPNEDELAELLGRELHTVGDVVAAAGELRSRGVGEVLVSLGGAGALLVGAQGTVWAGGRSLVPLSTVGAGDCTLAGFLHATGSPAQRLATAVAWGRAAVLLPGSSVPAAPETSAAAAAVRTLDDPHPDTLVKDLQR; translated from the coding sequence ATGAGGTTCCTCACCGTCACCCCGAACCCGAGCGTCGACCACACGGTCGAGCTCGACACCCTCACCCGCGGCGAGGTCCACCGGGCCACCGCCGGTTCGGTGGAGGCCGGCGGCAAGGGCGTCAACGTCGCCCGCGTCCTGGCCCGCCACGGCCACGAGGCCACGGCCGTGCTGCCCTCCGGCGGCGTCGACGGGGACCGGCTGGAAACCCTGCTGGCGCCCCAGCGGGTCCGCGCCGCGACCGTCGCCATCGCCGGGTCGATCCGCACGAACACGACGATCGTCGAACGCGACGGCACCACGACCAAGCTCAACGAACCCGGCCCGGAACTGGGTCCGCAGGACCTGGACGCCCTGCAGCGCAGCGTGTCCGACGAACTCCAGCGTGCTCCCGACTGGTTCGTCAGCAGCGGCTCGCTGCCGCCGGGCGCGCCCGCGGACCTGCACGCGCGGTTCGTCCGCACCGCCCGCGGGCTCGGCGTCCGCTGCGCGGTCGACACCAGCGGCGCGGCCCTGGCCGCCGCCGTCGACGCGGGGCCGGACGTCCTCAAACCCAACGAGGACGAACTCGCCGAACTCCTCGGCCGCGAGCTGCACACCGTCGGCGACGTCGTCGCCGCGGCGGGCGAACTGCGCTCGCGCGGGGTCGGCGAGGTGCTCGTCAGCCTCGGCGGCGCCGGGGCCCTGCTCGTCGGCGCGCAGGGCACCGTGTGGGCCGGGGGCCGCAGCCTCGTCCCGCTGAGCACCGTCGGAGCCGGCGACTGCACCCTCGCGGGTTTCCTGCACGCGACGGGCTCACCGGCCCAGCGCCTCGCGACCGCCGTGGCCTGGGGCCGCGCGGCCGTCCTCCTGCCGGGCAGTTCCGTGCCCGCAGCCCCCGAGACCTCCGCCGCGGCCGCCGCGGTCCGCACCCTCGACGACCCCCACCCCGACACCCTCGTGAAGGACCTCCAGCGATGA